agtttgctgagaatgatagcttccagctgcatccatgtccctacaaaggacacgaactcatccttttttatggctgcatagtattccatggtatatatgtgccacattttcttaatccagtctgtcactgatggacatttgggttgattccaagtctgctattgtgaatagtgctgcaataaacatacgtgtgcatgtgtctttatagcagcatgacttataatcctttgggtatatacacagtaatgggatggctgggtcgaatggtatttccagttctagatccttgaggaatcgtcacactgttttccacaatggttgaactagtttacagtccgaccaacagtgtaaaagtgttcctatttctctatatcctctccagcacctgttgtttcctgattttttaatgatcgccattctaactggtgtgagatggtatctcattgtggttttgatttgcatttctctgatagcgagtgacgatgagcattttttcatgtgtctgttggctgtatgaatgtcttcttttgagaagtgtctgttcatatcctttgcccactttttgatggggttgtttgtttttttcttataaatttgattgagttctttataggttctggatattagccctttgtcagatgagtagattgcaaaaattttctcccattctgtaggttgcctgtacactttgatggtagtttcttttgctgtgcagaagctctttagtttaattagatcccatttgtcaattttggcttttgttgtcattgcttttggtgttttagactaGAAGCACAAAACTTCTTAATTTCACAGTGTCACGGTTAGCGAGGAATTTGCCTCAGTATGAATTTTGCCTTGGGTCTCACCCACATCTGATTTAAATGAGACTCTGGGCTTTGGGCTTTTGAGTTGATGCCGAAAGGAGTTAAAACTTTTAGGACTATTGGGgtggaataaatttattttatattgtgagCAGGACAGTAATTTAGTGGGTCTGGGGTGAAAtgttgtggtttgaatgtgtgccccaaaattcatgtgctgGAAGCTTAATCCCAAATGCAACAGTGTTGAAAGGTGAGGCCtaataagaggtgattaggtcatgagggctctgccctcatggatgAATTAATGTTATTATCATGAGGGTAGGTTAGTTATTTTGAGAGTggctttgttataaaagtgaATTTGGACTCTTTTGCTCTCTTGCTGTCACCCTCTCTTGCCCTTACACCttccacaatgagataacacagCATGAAGATCCTCAgaagatgccagcaccatgctctcttagacttctcagcctccagggccAGGAGccaaacaaatgtattttcttggtAAATTACTCAgcctatggtattctgttatagtcaTACAAAACAGGCTAAGGCAGCATTATTACCATTATGGAAAGCAAAATCCAAGCAGCAATCAGAAGGATCTGACCCACACAGACCtatggcattggctaattaagcatggtgttcctagaagtgaaatagaTGACAAGCCTATTAAATTTTTACCTAATCTATATAAGCAGAACATTTCTAGGTtaagtaaacaaaattttaaccTGAGCCATAAAGTCACAGCCTGCTTCTCAATCAAGTCCCAGACTACAGATCCAGAACCTTTGAAAGAAGGGGAGGCAAGGTCTCCTTTAGGAATAACTCCAGTACATTACTGAAAATTTGtactgttaatctttctcccagCCTTCCCTAAAGGACCTACAGCCTTATACCAAAGTAAATATccattggggaaagggaaataatcAGACTTTGCAGGGACTGCTGGACATTGGCTTTGAACTGACACTAATTTCAAGGACCTAAAATATCACTGTGGCCTTCCAATAAGAATAttggcttatggaggtcaggtgatCAATGGCGTACGTCActgtgggtccagtgggtccccaaCCCATCCTGTGGTTACTTCCCCAGTTCCAGAATGCATAACTTGAGTAGACATACTTACATGCTGGCAGAATCTTCACATTGGCTCTTTCACCTGTAAAGTGAAAGCTACTACGGTGTGAAAGGCCAAATTTAAGCCATTGGaactgcctctacctagaaaaacaaaccaaatgcaATACATCACTGGAAAAATTGCAGAGAGTAGTACCTTCATGAAGagcttgaaagatgcaggggtggtgattcccaccacatctccATTTAATTCTCCTATTTCACCTGTGTAGAAGACAAAtgaatcttggagaatgacagtggattattatAAGCTTAACCAactggtgactccaattgcagctgctgtgccagatgtggtttcattgtctgagcaaattaacacatctcctggtatcGTGTATGCAGCTATCTGGTATCTTTTCCTCCATCCCTGTCCATATGGCCCACCAGAAGCAGTTTGCTTTCAGCTGGCAAATCCAGAAATACACTTCACTGTCCTATCTTGAGGGTATACCAACTCTAAAGCCCTATGCCAGAATTTAGTTCAAATGGATCTTGATCACCTTCCCCTTCCACAAAATATGCTGGTCCactacattgatgacattatacTGATTTCACCTAGTAATTGAGTAGCAGCAACCACTCTAGGCTTATTGTTAAGACATTTGTCTGTCAGGGAGTAAGAAATAAACCATAAATAAAATTCAGGGGCCTGCTACCTTAGTGAAACTTCTATAGGTCCAGTGGTATGCAGCCTGTTGAGATATCACTTCTAACATGAAGGATAAGTTGCTACATCTGGCCTCTTCCACAACTAAGAAAGAGATACAATGCCtggtgggcctatttggattttggaggcaacacattcctcatttgggtgtgttactctggcccatttaccAATTAACCTGAAAAGTTGCTAGTTTTGAGTGAGGCCCAGAACAAGAGAAGGCTATGCAACAGGTTCtggctgctctgccacttggactATATaatccagcagatccaatggtgcttaaAATATCAGTAGCAGATAAGGATGCTGTTTAGAGCCTTTGTCAAGCCGCTATGGGTAAACTGCAGCACAGGCCTTTAGGATTTTGAGCAAGGCCATGTCGTCATCCACAGATAACTACTCCCCTTTTGAGAGACAATTCCTGGCCTGCTGCTGGAACTTAGTACAAACTGAATACTTGATCATGGGCCGCCAAGttaccatgttacccaagctgcCCATCATCAACTGGGTTATATCTGACCCACCAAGCCATAAAGTTGGGCATGCACAGCAGCACTCTATCAtaaaatggaagtggtatatatgtgatcagGCTCGAGTATGTTTCAAAGGCATaagtaagttacatgaagaaATGGCCCAAATGCCCATTGTCCCAATCTGCTCCTGCTATATTGCCTATTTTTTCAAAGTTTCCTGGGTCTACAACTTGCAGGCagtagacttctcagcctccaaaaccatGTGTGCCAATTCCCAAAATAAATCTGTTTCTCTGAGATAtacattggttctgtttttctgaagtACCCTAATACAGAGATCTTTCCCTTTAATATGCATGCATATCTACATTTATAAAAGTGTGAAAAGGAATACAACAACACTTTAAATGTGGTTTTTACCCAGTGGTAGGATTACGCTGCTTCTTCATTCTGTTCAACTATACATTATGATTCTAGGATTTGTTTgcccagaaaacagaaatgaaagaaaaaaatgttattacaactcaaattttaaaatataaattacatatttatccactgaaaacacagcaaaattgaaataattataatacctAGTTTAGAGCCTTTTGCAGAGAACTGGGTACCCTTTTAGAATGGAAATAACAGAGTAACCGTGTAAGTTGACACAACTTTATAAGTGGGAATTTGACTATGAAGTATAAGTTCTTAAAAATGatctataattttgtttttaatgctagAAGTATCTGTTATGGAAACGATTATGGATATAACTGTAAATTTAGGTAAAAGACAGTCAACATAGTGGTCTGGAATTAAAGGATAATTGAGGACAAATAAAATTTCCAACACTGtaggaatgaaaaaaatgagcGAATTcatatacacaataaatattcaaagaccattttaaatgatattaaaaaaacatgaaaatatatgagGTCTATTATTAAACAAAGATTCCAGAAAAATGTAAAGATGTAAAGCATGATTTggcattgtgtatatatatatatgtaaatcataATATGTAACAATATTTACATATTGTACaatgctgtctctctctccatatatatatatatatatatatgtatgtatgtatatgtatataatataatccTAGAAAGCTACTGACCAAAACATTAAAAGCAACACTAAAGATAGGGTTATAGgtagttttaaattctttttcttatagccagaaattgctaatattttgtaataaaactttatttttctatttaattgaaaaagtgtaaaaattaaaatcatatgtaCTATATAGCAGCAATGGGGTACTCCATATTTGTTTGTAAGAATGTTTGTTCAGGAAACAATACTGAATGAAAGCAATGATTTCAGCATCAGAATATTCTTAGCAGCTTTGGTTTCAATGAGGAAACACCAGAAACAACAAACACCCAAATCTATCAAAATTGGAGGAGGGATGAAGGTGAAATCTATTGAAATAGATCCATGGCATAGATCAAAAGGTTGGCAATTATTATATATGGATAGGAGAatgattattgatttttatttttcctatgaatgttatttgatttcttttaaaagtgaagTTTCATTATttgaataacaaaacaaaacttttaaaaaaattaaaaagaaaaacaaaaagtgagatATGGTCCTCATAGCATtatattggcaaaaaaaaaaaaaaaaaaaacccaaagtttAAAATATCCAAAGAGATACTTGTGCAGGAAATGGACATTCCCTAAAGTActagtggaaatataaattggtGTATTCAGGCTACTTGATAATATAgttaaagaatattaaaaggtTTCTACTTTTCAACACCCCTTTTAAGTATTTATCTTAAGTAAATAATACAAGAATGCTGCTGCAGAATTATTTACCACAGATTCATGTTTCTGGGAAAAATTTAGAAACTACTTTTTAAAGCCCAACGTgaagaaacacttaaaaaaagaattctgatcCACTTATACAATGGCGGTGAGTTGCAGGAGAAAATTTAGTAGCAAAGGATGTTTTAGATGTATTTACaatatacttaaataaaaattttgacaGAATACTTTCACTATGaacacagaatatacatttaGTATAGAATATATTCAGTATGATTTTATAATGGTTTCAAAATTTACAAAAGGCAAAGCCTGCAAAGGCATAATCTCTTTAAAGTGGCTATTGtgcatatataatatgtgtgtctTTTTAAAGTAACGCACTTGTAAAacgaaataattttttaaaactacaagcCTAAATAATTTcccataacttaaaaaaatactaactTAAGGAGATGGTAAAGGAAATATGCATTCTCTTACACTGTTGGAGGGCATAAACTTTGTGGACGAAGCATTTGGCAGCAGAGAGCAAGGTATATAAGgcaattaaatatttctttatgtcAGCAAACATTCAGCTCCAAATGTGTTACGGAAAAGTcatagccatttaaaaaaatatatcgaGGGGCAGGATTTTGGAAATTAtagttcatctgtaaaatgaaacaccaagtaaaaataaaattataggagACTATTAAAGAATTTGGAAAGATGGTAAGTAAAATTTCTTATGCTGAAAATATACCATAATGAAACATACATCCTATATTACATTTTTGGAGGTATTAGTTATTTTCATGTATGTCTCAAATGCTTCaaaagttttttctattttcGTCAAGTGGTAGAATCAAGAATGATTTTcaactttagaatattttaaaaaatgcttttagttGATAATGTATTGTCTGCATAAAGATGAAtgtttaaaacaaatagaaacaaaaaatctcaaattataaGTAATTTAATATCAAGTCTCAAAAACTGTACAGGTATCCAGGTACACTCACAATATCTGCGTAGTTTATGAGGGTAAATTGGTACTATCTTTATCAATGGTCACTtactaaagaaggaaaaaaaaaaagattttaagccTCCCAATCTTTTCATCCTTCAATTATACTATGAACGTTTGTTCAGGAAATAAACATGAATGTAATGTTTGTGCACTGTGATCCTGTTGGCAGCTTTGGCTTgtgtaagaaaacaaaatgaaacaacccagatgtccaacaattacttaaaacaaatatatccctatatctatatctaatatgtacatatatctatCACTGTATCCAGCCCAATCACACATTAGAGCACTAAACATCCATGAAAACtattttagaagaatatttaatgacatgaaaGTTCAAGAATATCTATAAATCTAtgtctataatatatatttatgtgtgaaAAAGCAGATATTGAAACAGTATATACaataatttcacatatatatcacataaaaATACGGGGCAGATACAGATGAAAATGTTTCAGGAATGTATAAGTAATCATCAGAAACGATTACGGGTGacattaatttttctctgttaACTTGTCTGCTTcgtgattattttttttttcctgcaatgaCGCTGAATTACTTTTCTGACAAAAGGGAAAAGGACAGGAAGTGGGCACAGAGGAAGGGGGTATTAAACAGTGTTGGATTGCAGCAGAACCACCGAAGACAGCGAAATACCCTTTGCAGCCCGACAAGCTggccaagacacacacacagacacacacacgcacgcacacacacaggcacacacgcacacatgcacacacacataccatcaATTACGGTGACCAAGAGACTATGCAGGGGAAACGGGCATACTCTTTACTAGCTGCGCTGGCCGGCACGAGTGCAAATCGGTACAATGCTTATGAAGGGAGCCTTTTGGCAACACACAggaaaagtctttaaaatgtcTCTATGTGGATCTTGCAAGTCCACAGTTAAGGAGACCACCCCACCGGGATGCTGGCAAAGATTTGGCTTGACAAGGAAGGATTCACTCATCAAAGCACAGAGCACGCAATGTTGGTCTTAAACACAGGGAAAGAACTAGGCACCACCTGAATGTCCAACAATGTGGGAATGATTACAGAAATGTTAAGGTCCACGGATACACTGGAGCACTCTGCAGGCACTGAAGATGACGTTTCATAAGCCTGTTGATAACATGGAAAGAAGTTCAATGGgttgatttttgtttggttttagttGCTGAAAAGCAGGTTAAGAAACACCACATACATGAACCATTCTATAACAGTGTGTTAAAAGGGAAGGCGGGGTGGGGGTgagcaaaggagagagagggagagaagagagccTGGAaaagcagcacaccaaaaaggtAAACGTGGTTCTCTCTGGGGAGTAGGACCAGGGGAGCAATTACTCTCTTGTTTCTTCCCTCATCTAACATCCTTCTCCTTTCTGATGTTTCTACCATGAAATGGTATCACCTGTGCAGTAAacaaagagagaatgaaaatgctttttaaaccAAACCACAGGGAGGAGAGGCAGCCTTTAACCTACAAATGGCACAGATTAGTAAGATTATTCACAACGCCCTTGGTAGGGGTGGgcgggggagaggaagggaaggagaggagaggtggCGAGAGAAAATAGGAAGGGGGGAGCagagagggggggagagagagagacctgcaCTCCCAATACAATAAATACACTGCTGGTGGGTTGGCGggggagggctgggggtggggggttgtaAACCGGGTGTGAACCAAGGTTTGGCTCTGCTGGCTGGCTAGCTCCTGGGATGTCTTCATCGCAAGGTGGCCTCCTCGTCGGTGTCTTCCTCGAAATCCTTGACGTCAGCACTAGTGGACTGCCTGGCCCAGGCTCCCCTTTCGGCCTCTCGTTCTTTATGCGACTTGAATCTCCCGACGAAAATTTTGCGGTAGTTCAGGAACATGCCATTCATCACGTCGATGGCCCGCTCCGCGGATTCCTGCTTTTGGAAGTGCACGAACCCGTAGCCCTTGGGCCCCTTTTCGTCACAGGCCACTTTGCAGGAAAGGATGTTGCCGAACGCCGAGAAGATGTTGTACAGCGCCTTGTTGTCGATGGTCTTGCCCAGGTTCTTGATGAAGACGTTGCCCACCCCGCTCTTGCGGAGCGACGGGTCCCTCTGGGACCACATGATGCGCACTGGCCTGCCCTTTATGACATCAAAGTTCAGGGTCTCCAGGGCCCGCTTGGCGTCCACCGGTTGCTGGTAGTTGACATATGCGTAGCCCAATGAGCGGCGGGTGATCTTGTCCCTGCAGATGCGGATGGAGAGGATGGGCCCAGCTGGACTGAATTTCTCGTACAGCATTGCCTCGGTCACCTCAGGGTGCAGGTCGCCCACGTACAGGGAGGCCATCGGAAAATCTGGGTTCCCCTCACATCCCCCGCGGGTCTCAGCATCCGCGTCTGCATCGGCGGCCGCCGCCGCAGACGCCACAGCGGCCGCCACCCCCTCATTCGCATCCGCATCCGCATCCGCATCCGCATCCGCATCCGCCTCCCCCAAGGGGGTCCCCGCAGCCTCCGCTGCGGCGGCGGCTTCGGCCGCGCTGCCCTccgccaccgccaccgccaccgccgTTGCCGCCCGGGCGGCCTCCGCCTCCCCCAGGGTGGCCTCGGATGCTGCCTCCTCTATTGAGGCCTCggcctccacctcagcctccacctctgcTTCCGCCTCCGCCACGGAGGCCTCCGCCACGGCCTCTGCCACGGTCGCCGCCGcagcctccgccgccgccgccgcagccgctgccgccaccgccgccgccacTGTCGCTGCTGTCGCCACGGTCGCCGCTGCTGCCGGGCCGCTGCCGCGACCTCCCTTCCCACGAGCTGGGGGACGGAGAGGcgggggagggcaggagggccGGTGGGTGTCGGAACCCAGACCGATGCGCAAGCGGGAGCTGGCGCAGGGGAACCGAACTGGCGAGTTCAAGTCACCTGGGATGGCAGGTGTTGCCAGGAGCGCGCCGGTGCCAGTCGCAGCAGCCTGCAGCCAGCTGCTGTTGCCGCCGCTGCTCGGTCGTGGGCTAGCGCGCAGGGTGCGGGGCGCGGGCGGGCAGGCGGCgtgtggtggggggcggggggtgttGGCGTCTGTCGTCCGGGCAGCTGGGAAGGCTTCTGTCTCTTTGGTTCCCCCTGTGGCTGCTGCGGGGCCGCGGGGCCGCGGGCGGTGGGAGAGGACGCCAGCAGGAGAGGGAGCGGGGGCGGGAGCGGGGGCGGGAGTGCTTAGCCCCTCGGGTCGCCTGGATATTTATGAAAAGGGCGCCAGGGAAAGGGCTGCGCTGTAGACCGAAGGGATAAGGGTTCGATTCGGAAGGGAGCGTTATTTGTATCCCCTCTCTCCACATGGTGGAACgtttaaatgattaaatcaagtaCCTTGCAGGAGAGGCTGGGGTGGCCTTGAGGATACACTCAAGGCCTCAGGACATGCAGTCTGGAAGTGGGGGAATCAAGAGCACCCTGTCTCTAGTACTGTCCTCAATGATAAGGTGAGGAAAGCCAAACCCAGGGCTGGGAACAGGGCCTGGTCCAGAGCCAGGCACTTGTTTCTTCTTGGCTCTGCTCTCAAGGCGCTGAGGTTCCCAACCTGGACCAAGAAGTACATATTCAGGTTCAAaagataaaccaaaataaaacctgAGCTCTCTCTCTAGAATGAAGTGCCTGGTCCCAGATCACCAGCTAATATTTATGGAAAGCTTATCAGGTACTTGGTACTGGGGGCTAAGGGGCCCACAATGTGTTAAATGAGCAGGGAGTGTCGATGTGTTGGAGGTGTGGAGCAGGGTGAGAAGAGGTgagcagtgtgtgtgtggtgagagcaGAGAGGCCACACAGAGCCAGATGCTGGGCGTATAGACAAGGGAGCCACCATGAGAGCTGAGTGTAACAGAAGCTACAGTCCCGCTTCCTCCAGAAAGGAGAACCAACCCCTAACTCTTCTGGGTAGCAATTAAGTGAGGCTGCACCAAAGACAGAACCCCCGAGGTGGGCTCTGAAACATGAGGAGCAGTCCACCATGtcaaggcaggaaggaaggcattCTGGCCATGCCTAATAATCTGGCAGGGCCAGAGCTCATGGTCTCCAAGAGTACATGGTAGCAGACAGGGCTGGAAGGTGTGGGACCCTGAGAGTCAAGCTAAGGTGCTTCGACTGTATACCCAAGGTCACAGGGACCACTCAGCGTGTTCAAGGAGGGAAGCAGTATGATCAGAACTTTAGAATGAGTACAAATTAAACATCAATGTGCATGTATAAGTGCACATTTACACGTACACGCACGTACAAAACCAAGACAGGGCTGacagaacacaaggaagaaaGTCAGATGTGACCAATTCAAAAAGAGTCTGAACAAtccttccctctgtccctttTCATTCCATAAATAGGGGTCTCACATTTACCGTGAGCCAGTGGGGccagatatttaaaaagagaaaaccataGTGCCTTCCCTCAGGATGCCTGCACTCTGCTAAAGCTCAGCCTGCCcccacagaaaacagaagtgtcaGCAGAGGACTGTAAGTGCTATGTGATTGGACTATGGTGGCCATGGAATTTCACCTGCCCGGCACATATTCTCTCAtcctctcctcctctgccttgTTTGGGTAAGTAAAGCCGTGTTCTGTGGTTGCAGTGATGGCTGGATCTTGTCCGTCATACATGATAGAACAACCGTGAACCTGAGGAAGTGACTGAGTCACTGTGGGGTGCGAGGCAGTGAGAACTCTTCATCGCTGGCTGGAAAGCATCCCAAGGTGGCTGAGAAGCAGATACACAGACATGTACCTCTCCAGTTTGCAAAGTCCAGCTCTCTGCCTGTAGGCAGGGCTAGAGCCAGCAAAGGCAAGGGACAGAGACCTAGGAAAAGCCTGCTGTACAGCGCATGCCTGACCAAGGTGATCACTGTCACTGCTGTTAAGAGCCATCTCCTGGGGGTCTAGGTTGCTTGCAGGCAGGGAACAGATGAAGCTGTGCCTCACCATTTCCAGGTTGGTGTCCAAGAGGGACCTGAGAAGGCAGAGGCCAAGGGGGAAGCCATGCTCGCAGAGGGGTAGGGGATGTGGCGAGGATGAGAAGAGCTTCTCGGCCCATTGTTAGGAAACAGAAATGACAAGGAAGACCAAGTCGAGGACCAGGACTCAACAAGATCTCCTTCTCTGGTGTTGGTTTCCAGTACACAGAGCCAACAGAAATCAGTGAAACAGCAGGAGAAGGAAGTTCAGGGAAGTCATGCTATGGCTAGCAAATCCCCAAACCTGAAAACAATTCCTAGGATCCTGAAGCTCTAGCAACAGGAACAGGGCTACCAAAGAGACAAGGGCACAGCTGGGACTGCTCCCCAAGTCCTTTCTCAGGGGCTTCCATGGAGTCGAGTTTCCACctcccttttgttttttatttttaaagttactttgtGGTCAGTTTCTGCCACCTGCAAATGGAATGTGTTCTGACCACTACACACTGTGACAGGGGCAAAAATAAAGAACCCTGTGGAGCCTCAACAGAGGGAGGGGAAGTTTCCTTTCCTGTGGGAGGAAGTGctgctgattttatttattcagtgatTCAAGAAATATTCCTGGAGGGTCTTCTATGTACCCAGTATTCTGCCAGCCAGACTGTCCCTGCACTCAGGGAGCTCATTTTCTAGTGGGGAGACAGACAATGGACAGATGAGGGAATATGAAAACAGTTAA
The sequence above is drawn from the Theropithecus gelada isolate Dixy chromosome X, Tgel_1.0, whole genome shotgun sequence genome and encodes:
- the LOC112616259 gene encoding uncharacterized protein LOC112616259, with product MRKRELAQGNRTGEFKSPGMAGVARSAPKTEVSAEDCKCYVIGLWWPWNFTCPAHILSSSPPLPCLGGRNQKEWECSSESRGEEKKRRKKEEDWGWVGGRTPMGRVTDQLYTQK
- the PABPC1L2B gene encoding polyadenylate-binding protein 1-like 2, whose amino-acid sequence is MASLYVGDLHPEVTEAMLYEKFSPAGPILSIRICRDKITRRSLGYAYVNYQQPVDAKRALETLNFDVIKGRPVRIMWSQRDPSLRKSGVGNVFIKNLGKTIDNKALYNIFSAFGNILSCKVACDEKGPKGYGFVHFQKQESAERAIDVMNGMFLNYRKIFVGRFKSHKEREAERGAWARQSTSADVKDFEEDTDEEATLR